A window from Sceloporus undulatus isolate JIND9_A2432 ecotype Alabama chromosome 8, SceUnd_v1.1, whole genome shotgun sequence encodes these proteins:
- the LOC121914829 gene encoding coiled-coil domain-containing protein 70-like — METRKKSLFFVPNDAESPEKKSIGGPTPNSNKRDSWHHAPFLPSTLQKEIMQRNLKDEKTVLQKAIKAFWGKSKNLRAEINSFREDNKVKALWEEICTFKEKNQAFMAEIKNFLEESQVFMAEIKDFHAKKTDFQDKMKLFQEKIEAFQEKIKGTEEEIASLEERNESFRETVKAFQVKNKEFQEENKSMREKNKSLQEKLESVLEKNKTFWMECKAFWKKDKTFWEEDMAISKDKMALWDEYIALRDNDQNLQEEKAGMWDMVEALWDAKYTIWKEVNGFPEDLPDEFEVEVLENGADGDHDDPFDEMKAV; from the coding sequence ATGGAGACCAGGAAGAAAAGTTTATTCTTTGTACCGAACGATGCCGAATCGCCAGAGAAGAAGAGCATTGGCGGTCCTACCCCAAATTCCAATAAGCGGGACAGCTGGCACCATgcgcccttccttccctccacttTGCAAAAGGAGATCATGCAACGCAACCTGAAAGATGAGAAAACAGTCCTGCAAAAGGCGATTAAGGCATTCTGGGGGAAGAGCAAAAACCTGAGGGCAGAGATCAACTCTTTCCGTGAAGACAATAAGGTTAAGGCTTTGTGGGAAGAGATTTGCACTTTCAAGGAGAAGAACCAGGCGTTCATGGCGGAGATCAAGAACTTCTTGGAGGAAAGCCAGGTCTTCATGGCCGAAATCAAGGACTTCCACGCCAAGAAGACGGACTTTCAGGACAAGATGAAACTCTTCCAGGAGAAGATCGAGGCATTTCAGGAGAAGATTAAAGGTACGGAGGAGGAGATCGCCTCCTTAGAGGAAAGGAACGAATCGTTCAGGGAGACCGTCAAAGCCTTCCAGGTGAAGAACAAGGAGTTCCAAGAGGAAAACAAGAGCATGCGAGAGAAGAACAAGTCCCTCCAGGAGAAGCTGGAAAGTGTCCTAGAAAAGAACAAGACTTTCTGGATGGAGTGCAAGgccttttggaagaaagacaAGACCTTCTGGGAAGAGGACATGGCCATATCCAAAGACAAGATGGCCCTCTGGGACGAGTACATTGCCTTAAGAGACAATGACCAAAACCTCCAGGAAGAAAAAGCAGGGATGTGGGACATGGTCGAAGCCCTCTGGGATGCCAAGTACACCATTTGGAAAGAGGTCAATGGCTTCCCAGAAGACCTACCCGACGAGTTCGAGGTCGAAGTACTAGAGAATGGGGCCGACGGAGATCACGACGACCCCTTCGACGAAATGAAAGCGGTGTGA